In Haladaptatus paucihalophilus DX253, the following proteins share a genomic window:
- a CDS encoding glycoside hydrolase family 18 protein has protein sequence MSNGEKHVPKRIGRKTTPDASRRKFLKGTGALAVTGTLGAGSASAHGDYGNRVVGYYPSYAGEYTPADIPFDKLTHLNFAFLDVQSDGTVSVADSADEDLLSELATYDDTGTVFLLSISAGWYSGTFSDAASTAARRQRFATTAVDVMERYGFDGLDLDWEFPDGSVRAEDPHNFTLLLKACRDELDARFGSWTHLTMAGSPNPNIVDDAYEVGTISEYLDHVNVMTYDYHGSWSSETNFNAPFEAPTASSDFDTKHHMQYWAGKPIAKDKLVMGMPFYGRSYSGVASTNDGLFNSFDSSTSVTYSEVVENLKPQSDYEYHWHSDAKVPWLYSAAENTFVSYDDVSSISNKASFVKNNGYGGGMCWELSQDSSNTLITEMHDTLHV, from the coding sequence AACGGCGAGAAACACGTACCGAAACGCATCGGCCGAAAAACAACTCCTGACGCATCGAGACGTAAGTTCCTCAAGGGGACCGGCGCACTGGCGGTGACCGGGACGCTCGGTGCCGGAAGCGCCTCGGCACACGGCGACTACGGAAACCGGGTCGTCGGCTATTACCCCTCCTACGCGGGCGAATACACCCCTGCGGACATCCCCTTCGACAAACTCACCCACCTGAACTTCGCCTTCCTCGACGTCCAGTCGGATGGCACGGTTAGCGTGGCTGATTCCGCCGACGAAGACCTCCTCAGCGAGTTGGCGACCTACGACGATACGGGGACCGTGTTCCTCCTCTCCATCAGCGCCGGGTGGTACTCGGGGACGTTCTCGGACGCCGCATCGACCGCGGCGCGACGCCAACGGTTCGCCACGACGGCCGTCGACGTCATGGAACGGTACGGCTTCGACGGTCTCGACCTCGACTGGGAGTTCCCGGACGGGTCCGTTCGTGCAGAGGATCCCCACAACTTCACACTACTCCTGAAGGCGTGTCGTGACGAACTCGACGCTCGATTCGGGTCGTGGACTCACTTGACGATGGCCGGGTCTCCCAACCCGAATATCGTGGACGATGCGTACGAAGTCGGTACCATCAGCGAGTATCTCGACCACGTGAACGTCATGACTTACGATTATCACGGGAGTTGGAGCAGCGAGACGAACTTCAACGCACCGTTCGAAGCGCCGACCGCATCGTCGGATTTCGACACCAAACACCACATGCAGTATTGGGCAGGTAAACCAATAGCAAAGGATAAGCTCGTCATGGGAATGCCGTTTTACGGGCGGTCCTACTCGGGCGTGGCGTCCACTAACGACGGGTTGTTCAACTCCTTCGACTCGTCTACGTCGGTGACGTACTCAGAAGTCGTGGAGAACCTCAAGCCGCAGTCGGATTACGAGTATCACTGGCACTCCGACGCGAAGGTACCGTGGCTGTACTCGGCCGCCGAAAACACGTTCGTCTCCTACGACGACGTGTCGTCCATCTCCAACAAAGCCTCGTTCGTGAAGAACAACGGATACGGCGGCGGGATGTGTTGGGAGCTTTCCCAAGACTCCAGCAACACCCTCATCACCGAGATGCACGATACGCTCCACGTCTGA